In one Thermogemmata fonticola genomic region, the following are encoded:
- the hemL gene encoding glutamate-1-semialdehyde 2,1-aminomutase, translated as MRERPSSAAAFERAKRSIPGGVNSPARAFGAVGGHPLFIARGEGPYLYDLDGQRYLDFVGSWGPLIWGHCHPAVQEAVEAALRRGSTFGAPCELETELAELVIAAVPSIEMVRFVSSGTEATMSAIRLARGFTGRSTIIKFAGCYHGHVDALLVAAGSSALTHGVPSSPGVPPGCTQDTLVLEYNDCQALADVFRQHGDQIAAVIVEPVVGNMGLVEPTAEFRQELRRLTLRYGAVLIYDEVMTGFRLAFGGAQELYGDHADLTTLGKILGGGLPVGAYGGRRDIMRQVMPAGPVFQAGTLSGNPLAMAAGLATLRLLQRQPPYAYLENLGRALQNGLQQALDTRRIPGRVQRVGSMWTLFFTAEPVTNYTTARQADTRRFARFFWEMLDRGIYLPCSQFEAAFLNAAMTPQHIAQTIAAAEEALDILAHAPAA; from the coding sequence ATGCGTGAGCGACCGTCCAGTGCCGCTGCTTTCGAGCGAGCCAAGCGCAGCATTCCTGGTGGCGTGAACAGTCCTGCCCGTGCGTTCGGGGCGGTGGGGGGACACCCGCTGTTCATCGCCCGCGGAGAAGGGCCGTATCTCTACGATCTGGACGGGCAGCGGTATCTGGATTTCGTGGGTTCCTGGGGGCCGCTCATTTGGGGGCACTGCCACCCGGCGGTCCAGGAAGCGGTGGAGGCCGCCTTGCGGCGCGGTTCCACCTTCGGAGCGCCCTGCGAACTGGAGACGGAACTGGCCGAGCTGGTCATCGCCGCGGTGCCGTCGATCGAGATGGTCCGCTTCGTCTCCAGCGGCACGGAAGCGACGATGAGCGCCATCCGCCTGGCACGGGGGTTCACCGGCCGGTCCACCATCATCAAGTTCGCCGGCTGCTATCACGGCCATGTCGATGCCCTGTTGGTGGCAGCGGGTTCCAGCGCCTTGACCCACGGCGTGCCGTCGAGTCCCGGCGTGCCGCCCGGTTGTACCCAGGATACCCTGGTGCTGGAATACAACGATTGCCAGGCTCTGGCCGATGTGTTCCGCCAGCATGGCGATCAGATCGCCGCCGTCATTGTCGAGCCGGTCGTAGGAAACATGGGACTGGTGGAACCGACGGCGGAGTTTCGCCAGGAGCTGCGCCGCCTCACGCTGCGGTACGGCGCCGTGCTGATCTATGACGAAGTGATGACCGGCTTCCGCCTGGCCTTTGGCGGGGCCCAGGAGCTGTACGGCGACCACGCCGACTTGACGACCTTGGGCAAAATCCTCGGCGGCGGCCTGCCTGTGGGGGCCTACGGGGGGCGGCGGGACATCATGCGCCAGGTCATGCCCGCCGGGCCGGTCTTCCAGGCCGGCACGCTCTCCGGCAACCCCCTGGCGATGGCAGCGGGGTTGGCCACGCTCCGCCTCTTGCAGCGCCAGCCGCCGTATGCCTACCTGGAAAATCTGGGCCGCGCCCTCCAGAACGGCTTGCAACAGGCCCTCGACACCCGCCGCATCCCCGGACGCGTCCAGCGAGTCGGCAGCATGTGGACCCTCTTCTTCACCGCCGAGCCGGTCACCAACTACACCACGGCCCGCCAGGCGGATACCCGCCGCTTCGCCCGCTTCTTCTGGGAAATGCTCGACCGCGGCATCTACCTGCCGTGCAGCCAGTTCGAGGCCGCCTTCCTCAACGCCGCCATGACGCCGCAGCACATCGCCCAGACCATCGCCGCCGCCGAAGAAGCCTTGGACATCCTCGCCCACGCCCCCGCTGCCTGA
- a CDS encoding beta-RFAP synthase, whose translation MIQVIAPSRLHFGLFQVPQGEGETLPAEGRLYGGVGLMIDRPAVVVTWRADGMGRRVEGVHAERVQQFAARFEASLAVSQRRPYALLVERCPAQHIGLGVGTQLGLATAKALATAAGYGHWSAVTLAARIGRGERSAVGIHGFDHGGLIVEAGKRAGELVSPLWHHVRLPASWRVLLILLPQGQSWHGSQERRAFACACGGAAARLRRLAIEGLVPAAQSGDLHAFGEAVYDFNRLAGEPFRLCQGGIYASPWIESWVARLRQAGLRGVGQSSWGPTVFAIVGDEETARHYVRRWQTEAPLLIAGIAPGHRVIHDAGEPQS comes from the coding sequence ATGATTCAGGTGATTGCTCCGAGCCGCTTGCACTTTGGCTTGTTTCAAGTGCCGCAGGGGGAAGGTGAAACCCTTCCGGCTGAGGGACGGCTTTATGGCGGCGTCGGACTGATGATCGACCGTCCCGCGGTGGTGGTGACCTGGCGTGCGGATGGCATGGGCCGGCGCGTGGAAGGGGTCCATGCGGAGCGGGTCCAGCAATTTGCGGCTCGCTTTGAGGCGTCGTTGGCCGTGTCCCAGCGCCGGCCCTATGCCCTGCTGGTGGAGCGCTGCCCCGCCCAGCATATCGGTTTGGGGGTGGGGACGCAACTCGGTTTGGCCACGGCCAAAGCCCTGGCGACTGCCGCCGGTTACGGACACTGGTCCGCCGTCACACTGGCGGCCCGCATCGGACGAGGCGAACGCTCCGCAGTGGGCATCCACGGTTTCGACCACGGCGGCCTGATCGTGGAAGCCGGCAAACGTGCGGGCGAGCTGGTGTCGCCTCTGTGGCACCATGTCCGCCTGCCGGCAAGCTGGCGCGTCCTGCTGATTCTCCTGCCGCAGGGCCAATCCTGGCATGGCTCGCAAGAACGCAGAGCGTTTGCGTGCGCTTGTGGGGGAGCTGCGGCCCGCCTACGCCGCCTGGCCATCGAAGGCCTCGTTCCTGCCGCTCAGAGTGGCGACCTCCACGCCTTTGGCGAAGCCGTCTATGACTTCAACCGCCTGGCGGGAGAGCCTTTTCGCCTCTGTCAGGGAGGAATCTATGCTTCCCCCTGGATCGAAAGCTGGGTGGCCCGCTTGCGGCAAGCCGGCCTCCGCGGTGTCGGGCAAAGCTCCTGGGGACCGACTGTGTTTGCGATCGTCGGCGATGAAGAGACTGCCCGGCATTATGTGCGCCGCTGGCAGACCGAGGCCCCTCTGCTCATCGCCGGCATTGCTCCCGGACATCGCGTGATCCACGATGCTGGCGAACCGCAGAGCTAG
- a CDS encoding alpha/beta fold hydrolase, with protein sequence MGSPLRGLLERLRPRQYGRRPPLVLINGLAEQAETWYRNRRFWSRYFEVHMPNIIAYEGEALHRRIAAREPIDVDYLVGQLYLYLDQFVQTPPYHLVASSLGGKVAVEFAARYPELVNRMVLLCPSGMGDKEQLPIIEGVVGRDAQAMVRSVFYRPRLADKDILRYYKSKFGNRRWKTGFLKTVRGTLEHTVRQRLREVRCPCLLVTAAEDKICCPKTAEEAARELPQGHFLKLRKCGHAPQIEKASTINHLVVYFLSAPRPKARPSWPEMMLARPPRLPPTL encoded by the coding sequence ATGGGATCGCCGCTGCGGGGATTGCTGGAGCGCTTGCGTCCGCGGCAGTACGGTCGGCGTCCGCCGCTGGTGTTGATCAATGGTTTGGCGGAGCAAGCGGAGACGTGGTATCGCAATCGGCGTTTTTGGTCGCGGTATTTTGAGGTGCACATGCCGAACATCATTGCCTATGAGGGGGAGGCATTGCACCGGCGGATTGCGGCGCGGGAGCCGATTGATGTGGATTATCTGGTGGGGCAGTTGTATTTGTATTTGGATCAGTTTGTGCAGACGCCGCCGTATCATTTGGTGGCGAGCAGTTTGGGGGGCAAGGTGGCGGTGGAGTTTGCGGCGCGGTATCCGGAGCTGGTGAACCGGATGGTGCTGTTGTGTCCGTCGGGGATGGGGGACAAGGAGCAGTTGCCGATTATTGAGGGGGTGGTGGGCCGGGATGCGCAGGCGATGGTGCGGAGCGTATTTTATCGGCCGCGACTAGCCGACAAGGACATTCTCCGGTACTACAAGAGCAAGTTTGGGAATCGGCGTTGGAAGACGGGTTTTTTGAAGACGGTGCGTGGAACGCTGGAGCATACGGTACGGCAACGGCTGCGGGAGGTGCGTTGTCCGTGCCTGTTGGTGACAGCAGCGGAGGATAAGATTTGTTGCCCCAAAACCGCGGAAGAGGCGGCCCGCGAGCTGCCGCAAGGACACTTTCTCAAGCTGCGCAAGTGCGGTCACGCGCCTCAGATCGAGAAGGCGTCGACGATCAATCATCTGGTGGTGTACTTTCTGAGCGCGCCGCGTCCCAAGGCTCGGCCGTCGTGGCCGGAGATGATGCTGGCTCGTCCGCCGCGTCTTCCGCCGACCCTGTGA
- a CDS encoding class I SAM-dependent methyltransferase translates to MMKAFLRHGRKIASFAPSSRAMARKVVDGIEWEKVRCLVELGAGTGPITAELIRHVRPQTRLIVVELDPVLCSRLKARFSNIANLEVIHGDAVHLERLLAERGIPQVDHVLSGLPLPSFPEELRHAILSTAARVLAPGGTFRQLTVMPLIYYRLYARYFDDIRFRFVPWNLPPGGVYVCRGFKIQPLVP, encoded by the coding sequence ATGATGAAGGCCTTTCTGCGGCATGGACGGAAGATCGCCTCGTTTGCCCCCAGTTCGCGGGCGATGGCACGCAAGGTGGTGGACGGGATCGAGTGGGAGAAGGTGCGCTGCCTGGTGGAGCTAGGAGCGGGAACGGGACCGATCACGGCAGAGTTGATCCGGCATGTGCGCCCGCAGACGCGGCTGATTGTGGTGGAACTGGACCCGGTGCTGTGCAGCCGCCTCAAGGCGCGGTTCTCCAACATCGCGAACCTGGAGGTGATTCACGGGGATGCGGTGCATCTGGAGCGGCTTCTGGCGGAGCGAGGCATCCCGCAGGTGGACCACGTGCTCTCCGGCTTGCCCCTTCCCTCATTCCCGGAGGAATTGCGGCACGCGATCCTTTCGACAGCAGCCCGTGTGCTAGCGCCAGGCGGAACCTTCCGACAACTCACGGTCATGCCGCTGATCTACTACCGCCTGTATGCCCGGTATTTTGACGACATCCGCTTCCGCTTCGTTCCCTGGAATCTGCCGCCGGGGGGGGTATATGTCTGTCGGGGCTTCAAGATTCAGCCTTTGGTCCCCTGA
- a CDS encoding GH3 auxin-responsive promoter family protein: MRGIPLLASLAGSRLVRQVADTLMVRHAHYRTRQLDTLPIAQVQQNTLLSLIRRAAATRFGQDHDFSRLLSVADYQARVPLRHYEDFWTEYWKDTYPRLRGTTWPEDIPYYALSSGTTTGATKYIPVTWEMVRSNKKAAFTTTALFRHVHPGARLLTGKFFFVGGSTELRPQADGSRAGDLSGIAAREFPDILRPYTFPPPELALLANWEEKIQRLAERSVSEPITAISGIPAWLLVLFGKLKAISGKATIAEIWPALRLVVHGGTAFDPYRDIFRREIGSDRVHFCEVYPSSEGFVATEDPRYHLLRVIPDHGIFFEFVPVEELGKKERPPRHTLAQVETGVNYAVVLTTCAGLWAYVLGDTVTFERRSPPLLRFTGRTKYFLSAFGEHLISEEVEKAVASAAQSCGVHVVDFHVGPVFPEQPHLPGHHLYLVECADRLPDPQQFAQAIDAALMVLNEDYAPHRQGDLAMRRPEVQLIRRGGFAEWMKARGKYGGQHKVPRMDNSGRLTREMLDWFRTHGWLAS, from the coding sequence ATGCGCGGCATCCCTCTGCTAGCCTCCCTCGCGGGGAGCCGGCTGGTTCGTCAGGTGGCGGACACGCTGATGGTCCGGCACGCGCATTACCGCACCCGGCAGCTCGATACCCTGCCCATCGCTCAGGTCCAGCAGAATACGCTGCTGTCTTTGATCCGGCGGGCGGCAGCTACTCGCTTCGGTCAGGACCATGACTTTTCCCGCCTCCTCTCCGTGGCGGACTATCAGGCCCGCGTTCCCCTGCGGCATTACGAGGACTTCTGGACTGAATACTGGAAGGATACCTATCCTCGCTTGCGGGGGACCACCTGGCCGGAAGATATACCCTACTACGCTCTTTCCTCCGGAACGACCACCGGGGCCACGAAGTATATTCCGGTGACGTGGGAGATGGTGCGGTCGAACAAGAAGGCGGCCTTCACCACGACGGCATTGTTTCGCCATGTGCATCCTGGCGCTCGCCTACTCACCGGCAAGTTTTTCTTCGTCGGCGGCAGTACGGAACTGCGCCCGCAAGCCGATGGCAGCCGAGCGGGTGATCTCAGCGGCATCGCCGCGCGTGAATTCCCGGACATCCTGCGCCCGTACACCTTTCCCCCGCCGGAGCTGGCTTTGCTCGCCAATTGGGAGGAAAAAATCCAGCGACTCGCGGAGCGGAGCGTCTCCGAACCGATCACGGCGATCAGCGGCATTCCCGCTTGGTTACTCGTGCTTTTCGGCAAGCTCAAAGCCATCAGCGGTAAAGCGACCATCGCCGAGATTTGGCCCGCCCTGCGCCTGGTAGTTCACGGCGGCACCGCCTTCGATCCGTATCGGGACATCTTCCGCCGGGAGATCGGCAGCGACCGCGTCCATTTCTGCGAAGTCTATCCGTCGTCGGAAGGATTCGTGGCCACGGAGGACCCCCGCTATCACCTGCTGCGGGTCATCCCCGATCATGGCATCTTCTTCGAGTTCGTCCCGGTGGAGGAACTGGGGAAGAAAGAACGCCCGCCGCGGCATACGCTGGCCCAAGTGGAAACGGGTGTTAACTATGCGGTGGTGCTCACGACCTGTGCAGGCTTGTGGGCCTATGTGCTGGGGGACACGGTGACATTCGAACGGCGGTCGCCTCCCCTGTTGCGATTCACAGGCCGGACGAAATACTTTCTCTCCGCTTTCGGCGAACACCTGATCAGCGAGGAGGTGGAAAAGGCGGTCGCCTCCGCGGCTCAGAGCTGCGGGGTGCATGTGGTGGACTTTCACGTCGGGCCGGTTTTCCCGGAGCAGCCCCACCTGCCCGGCCATCACTTGTATCTGGTGGAATGTGCCGACCGCCTGCCTGATCCGCAGCAGTTCGCCCAAGCCATCGATGCCGCCCTGATGGTGCTCAACGAGGACTACGCCCCCCACCGCCAGGGGGACTTAGCCATGCGTAGGCCGGAAGTGCAACTCATCCGCCGGGGCGGTTTTGCGGAATGGATGAAGGCACGCGGCAAATATGGCGGGCAGCACAAGGTGCCGCGCATGGACAACAGCGGACGCCTCACACGGGAAATGCTCGACTGGTTCCGCACCCACGGTTGGCTCGCCTCCTGA
- a CDS encoding DUF447 domain-containing protein, translating to MILEGLVTTLDAEGAPHLAPMGPRFDAAESDRFLLRPFPTAQTCRNLLRHPQGVFHITDDALLLAQAAIGRLPSFPPVQPAARIRGVVLQDCCRYYEFVIEQVDTSQERVHMQARIVHQGRVRDFLGFQRARHAIVEAAILATRVHLLPWEEIEAEFRKLRRIVEKTGDAAEHEAMALLEEHVRAAAVQAAQRLAPLPDQNSEAPQDPPRGP from the coding sequence ATGATTTTGGAAGGCTTGGTCACCACTTTGGACGCTGAAGGCGCCCCGCATCTGGCACCGATGGGACCGCGCTTCGATGCGGCCGAATCAGACCGCTTCCTGCTGCGTCCCTTTCCCACAGCTCAGACCTGCCGGAACCTGCTGCGCCATCCGCAGGGGGTGTTTCACATCACCGATGATGCCCTGTTGCTGGCTCAAGCGGCGATCGGACGCCTGCCTTCCTTCCCGCCGGTTCAGCCCGCCGCTCGGATTCGCGGCGTGGTGCTCCAGGATTGCTGCCGCTATTATGAGTTCGTCATCGAACAAGTTGATACCAGCCAGGAGCGGGTGCATATGCAAGCCCGCATCGTGCATCAGGGCCGCGTCCGGGACTTCCTCGGCTTCCAGCGAGCACGGCATGCGATTGTGGAAGCCGCGATTCTGGCGACCCGCGTCCACCTGCTGCCCTGGGAGGAAATCGAGGCCGAGTTCCGCAAGCTGCGGCGGATCGTGGAGAAGACCGGCGATGCCGCGGAACACGAGGCGATGGCGTTGCTGGAAGAGCATGTGCGCGCGGCGGCAGTCCAGGCAGCCCAGCGATTGGCCCCCCTGCCGGACCAGAACAGCGAAGCGCCCCAGGACCCACCGAGGGGACCATGA
- the pabB gene encoding aminodeoxychorismate synthase component I, producing the protein MAAPMPHIRELRPAPPAWEVARRLIDLPHLVFLDSAEGHPQRGRYSYIAADPAVWFTATVGADRQAAQLLWHEWHSLYQQSRRPVEWPAELPPFCGGWVGLFGYGLQRLWERIPRTRWDEFAVPDLAVGRYDWLLAFDHFQHRAWCIDWTAEGSAAERIEGLLRQPPPPLPGCVGSQVALAAPSYPLPGWPGVASNFDRTGYEAAVGRAVEYVRAGDCFQVNLSQRLLAPLFCHPWELYERLRQCNPAPFAAYFDLGRFQILSASPERFLRLSAEGWVETRPIKGTRPRGRSAAEDAALAQELLSSPKERAENVMIVDLLRNDLGRVCSFGSVQVQAVCELESFRHVHHLVSEVRGRLRPGCGPLELLAAAFPGGSVTGAPKVRAMEIIAELEPTARGPYCGCLAWLGFNGAMDSCILIRTMTAGQGWVQFPVGGGIVADSDPAREYEETLHKAAGLLRAWQSCSGSWDTTLEALTPR; encoded by the coding sequence ATGGCGGCACCTATGCCTCACATCCGGGAATTACGGCCTGCGCCGCCGGCTTGGGAAGTCGCCCGGCGCTTGATCGATCTGCCCCACCTGGTCTTTCTGGATTCCGCGGAAGGACATCCCCAGCGTGGCCGTTACTCTTACATCGCCGCCGATCCCGCCGTCTGGTTCACCGCCACGGTGGGAGCGGACCGCCAAGCCGCTCAGCTTCTCTGGCACGAGTGGCACAGCCTCTACCAGCAGTCCCGCCGCCCGGTCGAGTGGCCCGCGGAGTTGCCGCCCTTCTGCGGAGGCTGGGTGGGGCTATTCGGCTACGGCCTGCAACGCCTCTGGGAACGCATTCCGCGGACTCGCTGGGATGAGTTCGCCGTGCCCGATCTGGCGGTGGGGCGCTACGACTGGCTGCTGGCTTTCGACCACTTCCAGCACCGGGCCTGGTGTATCGACTGGACTGCGGAAGGTTCCGCGGCGGAGAGGATCGAAGGGCTGCTCCGCCAGCCCCCGCCGCCGTTGCCGGGGTGTGTCGGTTCCCAAGTGGCCCTGGCTGCTCCCAGTTATCCGCTTCCGGGTTGGCCGGGCGTAGCCAGCAATTTTGATCGAACCGGTTACGAGGCAGCGGTGGGCCGGGCCGTGGAATACGTCCGCGCGGGGGATTGCTTCCAGGTGAATCTGTCTCAGCGCTTGTTGGCCCCGCTGTTCTGCCATCCGTGGGAGTTGTACGAGCGCTTGCGGCAGTGCAATCCCGCTCCTTTCGCCGCCTATTTCGACCTGGGCCGGTTCCAGATTCTCAGCGCCTCCCCGGAGCGTTTCCTGCGCCTATCTGCCGAGGGGTGGGTGGAGACCCGGCCGATCAAGGGGACCCGCCCGCGCGGCCGCTCGGCTGCGGAGGATGCTGCCTTAGCGCAGGAACTGCTTTCCAGCCCCAAGGAGCGCGCCGAGAATGTCATGATCGTGGACCTCTTGCGCAACGATTTAGGGCGGGTGTGTTCGTTTGGCAGCGTGCAGGTCCAGGCGGTATGCGAGCTGGAGAGTTTTCGGCATGTGCATCATTTGGTCTCCGAAGTGCGGGGGCGGTTGCGGCCGGGTTGCGGTCCGCTGGAGTTGCTTGCCGCCGCCTTTCCAGGGGGAAGCGTCACCGGAGCGCCGAAGGTGCGCGCCATGGAGATCATTGCGGAGTTGGAACCGACGGCCCGCGGCCCGTACTGTGGCTGCCTGGCCTGGCTCGGCTTCAACGGTGCGATGGATAGTTGCATCCTCATCCGCACGATGACAGCGGGCCAAGGTTGGGTCCAATTTCCCGTGGGAGGGGGCATCGTCGCGGATAGCGATCCGGCACGAGAATACGAGGAGACGTTACACAAAGCCGCTGGCCTGCTCCGCGCTTGGCAGAGCTGTTCCGGCAGCTGGGACACGACTCTCGAGGCGTTGACACCACGATGA
- a CDS encoding TlpA family protein disulfide reductase, translated as MMSRWNWIWAGSVGGLVFAGFLSLAAAQQPPAGGPGDGKAEPTVASKYLELQKEFEAVNRKLLERFQAAKTEAERNAVREEALKLLPQFADRLLAIASKEAKSREAFEPLIQALLLGRGGEASKKAAELLAEHHAGDPRLLRLLPALASQGGEAGTRLLEVLAEKATDRQVRGLALLYHGAGLLEQADMPGPSPLPPEKRQAAYAQAEKVLRQAVQDFGDVKIPTPAGEQTVAKAAEEHLFVLNNLTIGKVLPDAEVQDLDGKKVKVSDYRGKVVVLDIWATWCGPCRAMIPHEREMVERLKGQPFVLISLSADAKKETLTSFLEKEPMPWVHWWNGGESGGALEKYRVSFFPTIYVLDAKGVIRYKHLRGEALEKAVEELLREVKSGEKK; from the coding sequence ATGATGAGCCGATGGAACTGGATCTGGGCGGGGAGTGTAGGGGGGCTGGTTTTCGCCGGTTTCCTGAGCCTGGCGGCGGCCCAGCAGCCCCCCGCCGGCGGCCCCGGCGACGGTAAAGCCGAACCGACCGTGGCCAGCAAATACCTGGAGCTGCAAAAGGAATTCGAGGCGGTCAACCGCAAACTGCTGGAGCGCTTCCAGGCGGCCAAGACGGAGGCCGAGCGCAATGCCGTGCGGGAGGAAGCCCTGAAGCTGCTTCCCCAATTTGCCGATCGCCTTCTCGCCATTGCCAGCAAGGAAGCGAAGAGCCGGGAGGCGTTCGAGCCGTTGATCCAGGCCCTGCTTTTGGGGCGGGGAGGCGAAGCCAGCAAAAAAGCGGCCGAATTGCTAGCGGAACACCATGCCGGCGATCCCCGCTTGCTCCGCCTGCTGCCTGCCCTGGCGAGCCAAGGCGGTGAGGCTGGCACCCGTCTGCTGGAAGTGCTGGCCGAAAAGGCCACGGATCGCCAGGTTCGCGGTCTCGCCCTGCTTTACCACGGTGCCGGTCTGCTGGAACAGGCGGACATGCCCGGCCCGTCCCCTCTCCCGCCGGAGAAGCGCCAGGCCGCCTATGCCCAGGCGGAGAAGGTCCTGCGCCAGGCCGTCCAGGATTTCGGCGACGTGAAAATCCCCACACCCGCCGGTGAACAAACGGTGGCCAAAGCGGCGGAAGAGCACCTCTTCGTCCTCAACAACCTGACCATCGGCAAGGTGTTGCCGGATGCCGAAGTCCAGGACCTTGACGGCAAGAAAGTCAAAGTGAGCGACTACCGCGGGAAAGTCGTGGTCCTGGACATTTGGGCCACCTGGTGCGGGCCGTGCCGGGCCATGATCCCCCATGAGCGGGAAATGGTGGAGCGCCTCAAGGGGCAGCCGTTTGTGCTCATCAGCCTCAGTGCGGATGCCAAGAAGGAAACGCTGACCAGTTTCCTGGAGAAAGAGCCGATGCCCTGGGTCCACTGGTGGAACGGCGGCGAGAGCGGCGGTGCCCTGGAAAAGTACCGCGTCTCCTTCTTCCCCACCATTTATGTGCTGGATGCCAAAGGGGTGATCCGCTATAAGCATCTGCGCGGAGAGGCGCTGGAGAAGGCGGTGGAAGAACTTCTCCGGGAAGTGAAAAGCGGCGAGAAGAAATGA